In Luteitalea sp., a single window of DNA contains:
- a CDS encoding TonB-dependent receptor plug domain-containing protein, with the protein MRRSVLQRVTWVTAGLLLLAGPAAAQVTTATLYGIVVDDSGSVLPGATVTVTHDGTAMTRTTVTNESGEFALSALPVGSYTVRIELQGFRTQVQTGLSLAGAQTVRQTYKLALGEIAEDVTVEGVAPLLNTASSEQLETIGPQQVTELPSSRRNVTGLLRLAPGVDPTGGHRGVRFNGVGKHGAGITVDGTDANSNPEGRGISQYGGENYIDIMSIEAVQEVQLVKGVMPAEYGGVVGGQVNLISRSGTNTFHGSIFENYIGESLNARDVFLSRDEPKPPVRFNQFGGSLGGPILRNRAFFFGTYEGYREEAGTRVQGDVPTPELREQILAALPFPETQIVLDTLPPPTEPINEDVGFFVAARNRERRENHVVAKGDALMFGGGRLSVTYTRMRPFSLIPSIHTDGANDRVFLHEQDRVAATFVHTFRNWVSESRFGYNRSDMERLDRFFEVQDPTTPETNLWGRRMGLISVGGLFSTPTTEVWDMEGTAYSVDQKISRAMGNHLLKFGVRWMRQTGGRSNPENPVFGFQSKADLLANIPNQVRPTFGSPPHKSHMDELGGFIQDDWRVSNRLVLNLGMRYDYYGVVQLQPTGAVPVEIVNLEPPSDLRLMDFGAARPPDKPYEPDRWVNLGPRAGIVWTIDDQSDTVLRAGSGVLFSPQMPGMVRQGAAHPLVPFRVSWGLAEAAEQGLRWPAYNDEMREIVEREAEARGQPAFFSLLDPNLQNPYTIQSTVNVQRAIGSSLMAEIGYLRVDGRKLILQRQFALAIDRETGRRINPDLGVPGGYYVDNNHTSEYNALQLSVRKRFSNHYSFDVHYTYGGGTATSGGDIGAYYQGDYPEYTQDFWNPEADRGPLVSDARHRISADFVLEVPFSHESRFLTHILGGWQIAGIYSYRSGEPLRITQSSAIPNSRPDYVGGDPVLPGWRETRQYLKPDAFALVPLHPDSQVTVRPGNVPLDLVRDPSSWTVDLTVAKSLDLPGNMRLQLRADAFNAFNHPNYGGISTSVTSSTFGQIRSAGSPRQIQIGARLTF; encoded by the coding sequence AGGATCGAGCTCCAAGGATTCCGGACGCAGGTGCAGACGGGCCTCTCGCTCGCTGGCGCACAGACCGTGCGCCAGACCTATAAGCTCGCGCTTGGCGAGATCGCCGAAGACGTGACGGTGGAAGGCGTCGCCCCGCTCCTGAACACGGCCTCGTCCGAGCAGCTCGAAACGATCGGCCCACAGCAGGTGACTGAGCTGCCGTCCAGCCGGCGGAATGTCACGGGCTTGCTCCGGCTGGCGCCAGGTGTCGACCCTACCGGTGGGCACCGCGGCGTGCGGTTCAACGGTGTGGGGAAGCACGGTGCGGGCATCACCGTGGACGGCACCGATGCAAATTCGAACCCGGAAGGTCGCGGCATCTCGCAATACGGTGGGGAAAACTACATCGACATCATGAGCATCGAGGCGGTGCAGGAGGTGCAGCTTGTCAAGGGAGTCATGCCGGCCGAGTACGGCGGCGTCGTTGGCGGGCAGGTGAACCTGATCAGCCGCTCTGGCACCAACACGTTCCACGGGTCGATCTTCGAGAACTATATCGGCGAGTCGCTGAACGCCCGCGATGTGTTCCTGTCCCGCGACGAACCGAAGCCGCCTGTGAGGTTCAACCAGTTCGGTGGATCGCTCGGTGGTCCGATCCTCCGCAACCGGGCTTTCTTCTTCGGCACCTACGAGGGATATCGGGAAGAGGCAGGCACGCGCGTGCAGGGCGACGTGCCGACACCGGAGTTAAGGGAGCAGATCCTCGCGGCCCTGCCATTCCCCGAAACGCAGATCGTGTTGGACACGCTGCCGCCACCGACCGAGCCAATCAACGAGGACGTCGGCTTCTTCGTCGCCGCCCGCAACCGGGAGCGCCGGGAGAATCATGTCGTTGCCAAGGGGGACGCCCTGATGTTCGGGGGCGGCCGCCTCTCGGTCACCTACACACGGATGCGGCCCTTTTCGCTGATCCCCAGCATCCACACCGACGGGGCGAACGATCGCGTCTTCCTGCACGAGCAGGACCGCGTGGCAGCCACCTTCGTTCATACGTTCCGGAACTGGGTCTCGGAAAGCCGCTTCGGCTACAACCGTAGCGACATGGAGCGGCTCGATCGGTTCTTCGAGGTGCAGGATCCGACGACGCCTGAGACGAACCTGTGGGGCAGACGGATGGGTCTCATCTCCGTCGGAGGGCTCTTCTCGACTCCAACCACGGAAGTCTGGGATATGGAGGGAACGGCTTACAGCGTCGACCAGAAGATCAGTCGCGCCATGGGGAATCACCTGCTGAAGTTCGGTGTCCGATGGATGCGGCAAACGGGCGGCCGGAGCAATCCCGAGAACCCGGTCTTCGGGTTTCAGAGCAAGGCGGATCTGCTGGCCAACATCCCGAACCAGGTGCGCCCGACGTTCGGCTCGCCGCCCCACAAGTCCCACATGGACGAGCTCGGCGGCTTCATCCAGGACGACTGGCGCGTGAGCAACCGGCTCGTCCTTAACCTCGGCATGCGCTACGACTACTACGGTGTCGTACAACTGCAGCCGACCGGCGCGGTCCCGGTGGAAATCGTGAATCTGGAGCCACCGTCCGACCTGCGGTTGATGGACTTCGGCGCGGCACGGCCGCCCGACAAGCCTTACGAGCCGGACCGCTGGGTGAACCTCGGCCCGCGCGCGGGCATCGTCTGGACCATCGACGACCAGAGCGACACCGTGTTGCGCGCCGGCTCCGGCGTCCTGTTCAGCCCGCAGATGCCCGGCATGGTACGGCAGGGTGCCGCCCACCCGCTGGTGCCCTTTCGGGTCTCGTGGGGGCTCGCGGAGGCGGCGGAGCAAGGGCTCCGGTGGCCCGCGTACAACGATGAGATGCGAGAGATCGTCGAGCGTGAGGCAGAGGCCCGTGGTCAGCCCGCCTTCTTCTCGCTCCTCGATCCCAACCTGCAGAACCCGTACACGATCCAGAGCACGGTGAACGTCCAGCGGGCGATCGGGTCATCGTTGATGGCTGAGATCGGCTACCTGCGCGTCGACGGGCGGAAGCTGATCCTGCAGCGGCAATTCGCCCTGGCTATCGACCGGGAGACGGGGCGGCGCATTAACCCGGATCTGGGGGTGCCCGGCGGCTACTACGTCGACAACAACCACACGTCCGAGTACAACGCGCTGCAGCTGTCCGTGCGGAAGCGCTTCTCCAATCACTATTCCTTTGACGTCCATTACACGTACGGTGGCGGCACGGCCACCAGCGGCGGCGACATCGGTGCCTACTACCAGGGAGATTACCCGGAGTACACGCAAGACTTCTGGAACCCTGAGGCGGATCGCGGTCCACTTGTCTCGGATGCGCGCCATCGGATCAGCGCTGACTTTGTGCTGGAAGTCCCCTTCTCGCACGAAAGCCGGTTCCTCACCCACATCCTTGGCGGCTGGCAGATCGCCGGGATCTACTCGTACCGGTCGGGGGAACCGCTGCGCATCACGCAGTCGTCGGCGATCCCGAACAGTCGGCCCGACTACGTCGGCGGCGACCCGGTCCTCCCCGGCTGGCGCGAGACGCGGCAGTATTTGAAGCCCGATGCGTTCGCGCTGGTGCCACTACACCCTGACTCCCAAGTGACGGTCCGGCCGGGCAACGTGCCGCTCGACCTGGTGCGGGATCCGAGCTCATGGACGGTCGATTTGACGGTCGCGAAGAGCCTCGACCTCCCCGGGAATATGCGGCTCCAGCTGCGAGCGGATGCCTTCAATGCGTTCAACCACCCGAACTACGGCGGAATCTCGACGAGCGTGACCTCGAGCACGTTCGGTCAGATCCGAAGTGCGGGATCGCCGCGCCAGATTCAGATCGGCGCGCGACTAACCTTCTGA